In the genome of Pichia kudriavzevii chromosome 4, complete sequence, one region contains:
- a CDS encoding uncharacterized protein (PKUD0D04170; similar to Saccharomyces cerevisiae YDR228C (PCF11); ancestral locus Anc_8.444), which translates to MSMSTHSSAVSGNGASFAEPSKGHGSFGEQYAASLQELTFNSRPIIEAHTLLAEENTAHALEIVVAIEERIEKAIPSQKLYSLYLLDSISKNIGLPYTNLFSNNLFKTFTRTYGLVDDPTRCKLIKLFKTWKVPTAATGLPLFDQGQLDRIEEFLIKVTNPLVNNNRTVADSMKNANLGSGGTFNGGPATDILNKDKFTLINETDELLRMVDARLKVMSDTKTQQRYTLLNKLKTILGGKSSIPQAQLDEVAKQLHAIRTDEILKSNSIKREKEAELFKLQQQQQQQQQQQQQQQQQQPQNVQPQNVQPQNVQPQNVQPQTVQPQISSLQGLLNLSNQAPVANPLGLKNLSFLENILKKTSNGGINETNTTNAPQVDFKFIKPSKKVIVEDAVLDQKFINNHVPTITDISLLYEFKPIQCKECGRRFSDDEAGAVAKRQHDEWHQRVDARMRTGGSGLGGVVNRSWYLRGREWMEFEYNEDEIDKHGLSVNGDKHGSSNDGSTCLRKDKEGDKDKREATDEGSSKYEHFDPSEAPKHIVRIPESSSNEVVCAICRDKLVGVFDEESGDWIWRNAIMYRSRVLHWSCYMETRQRGRRSLGRERSPQR; encoded by the coding sequence ATGTCGATGTCGACACATAGTTCGGCGGTGTCTGGTAATGGCGCCTCCTTTGCAGAACCTTCAAAGGGCCACGGCTCCTTTGGAGAGCAGTATGCAGCCTCACTTCAGGAGTTGACATTCAACTCAAGGCCTATCATTGAGGCACATACCTTGCTTGCAGAGGAAAACACGGCGCATGCTCTCGAGATTGTTGTCGCCATTGAGGAACGGATAGAGAAGGCCATTCCTTCGCAGAAGCTATATTCTTTATACTTGTTAGACTCCATTTCTAAGAACATAGGCTTGCCCTATACCAacttattttcaaataaccTATTTAAAACTTTCACCCGTACGTACGGGTTGGTGGATGATCCCACAAGATGTAAACTGATCAAGTTGTTCAAGACATGGAAGGTCCCCACGGCGGCAACCGGGTTGCCACTATTTGATCAGGGCCAACTTGATCGGATCGAAGAGTTTCTAATTAAGGTCACCAATCCTCTGGTCAACAATAATAGAACAGTGGCAGATAGTATGAAGAATGCCAATTTAGGTAGTGGCGGCACCTTTAATGGTGGCCCTGCAACAGACATTCTTAACAAGGACAAGTTTACCCTTATAAATGAAACGGACGAGCTATTAAGAATGGTGGATGCTAGGTTGAAGGTGATGTCCGATACCAAGACCCAACAACGGTATACTCTATTGAACAAGTTAAAGACAATTCTCGGCGGAAAGAGCTCTATTCCCCAAGCACAGTTGGATGAGGTGGCCAAACAATTGCATGCCATTCGAACCGACGAGATTCTCAAGAGTAACTCGATCAAGAGGGAAAAGGAGGCAGAGTTGTTCAaattgcaacaacaacaacaacaacaacaacaacaacaacaacaacaacaacagcaacaacctCAAAACGTACAACCTCAAAACGTACAACCTCAAAACGTACAACCTCAAAACGTACAACCTCAAACTGTACAACctcaaatttcttcattacAAGGATTGCTCAATTTGAGCAACCAAGCGCCGGTTGCAAATCCTCTTGGTCTAAAGAACCTCTCgtttcttgaaaatatactGAAGAAAACCAGTAATGGCGGGATCAATGAAACAAATACTACAAATGCCCCCCAAGTTGACTTTAAATTTATCAAGCCTTCCAAGAAGGTTATTGTAGAAGACGCAGTTTTAGATCAAAAGTTCATAAATAACCATGTGCCGACAATAACTGATATATCTCTCTTGTATGAGTTCAAGCCAATACAATGTAAAGAGTGTGGTAGACGATTCAGTGATGATGAGGCGGGCGCTGTAGCCAAACGGCAGCATGACGAATGGCACCAAAGGGTCGATGCCAGAATGAGAACCGGAGGTTCTGGACTAGGTGGTGTTGTGAATCGTTCTTGGTATCTTAGGGGGAGAGAATGGATGgaatttgaatataatgaagatgaaatagACAAGCACGGGCTCTCTGTTAACGGTGATAAACATGGTAGTTCCAACGATGGCAGCACATGTTTaagaaaagataaagagGGGGACAAGGACAAGAGAGAAGCCACCGATGAGGGCAGTTCCAAGTACGAGCATTTTGATCCATCTGAGGCTCCCAAGCATATAGTCAGGATTCCAGAGTCCTCTTCCAACGAGGTTGTTTGTGCTATATGTAGGGATAAGTTGGTTGGCGTTTTCGATGAGGAGAGTGGTGACTGGATTTGGCGTAATGCCATCATGTATCGCAGCCGGGTATTGCACTGGTCCTGCTACATGGAAACACGACAAAGAGGAAGGCGATCCCTTGGTAGGGAGCGTTCTCCACAGAGGTGA
- a CDS encoding uncharacterized protein (PKUD0D04180; similar to Saccharomyces cerevisiae YNL023C (FAP1); ancestral locus Anc_2.288), whose amino-acid sequence MVDLRTTILSEIVSSNYTCLVCTDHITPTSKIWSCSNCYRAFDLSCIQDWAKRGSSTQDDRSWRCPSCNYSHLKIPKLYTCWCGKSINPTFNYLEPHSCGNLCSKSLETCHHDCTLTCHPGPHIEKCTSLGPIMKCHCGKNSRQLPCINTPYDEGWSCEEICNDILPCGIHKCQKKCHSGNCGDCHSNLEVFCYCGKSHDLIKCNERLPKKSIVSFNKSWIGNFQCSNPCNIKLDCGIHTCVEGCHPLNNDSHKCPNSPLNLSFCPCGKTKINDLLQHPRESCLDPIPTCDKVCGKRLPCGHKCYWNCHEGPCAPCYQVVDLDCQCGTCHYSIACGLKQDGYIPTCNTKCGAKFNCKRHYCAKRCCAFRKIALDRSKLIKKQLRNNLITTSVVESLEIEKEHTCEKVCDQPLSCGKHRCKEICHPGSCPPCLESSSDDLVCHCGKTVVPAPVRCGTTLPVCPYQCKRPTLCGHRPEPHHCHEDNIPCSKCTMLVTKTCQCEKQNKVTNVMCYQEIVSCFKICGKLLPCGKHKCKKTCHKPGECQIKCNEKCLMPKKCGHLCQQVCHQSKPCNENIPCRETLMISCDCGRRKQPMLCFSVTKMIEDNSQDDETYIPHIECDEICIKQRRSKMLFEALGLDPEKNKETELSLQMRMVEALYSPFVLNLYAKQKTWCLSIENIFQKLVSETIETSFQSMSNSSLKQSYHFRPMKEIQRRFIHELAETWKLLSESHDREPKRSVFIKLLKSSHIPDLSLEEAYKIQKDYKEMKKNQAVKKANSIKFSEDDKSRLATPTLDDESFIPFNAVLLKDVFFGVTVNSMDAALYDLWTSINSFGERRFSLIQNGNVEFISENIFLFVCDCIGTDADKETKFELERQIKELSTLFNDKVKEKNLAMKCIPAKIDKENNVVLEIMTEEEPITPTELEDTVSAVDDISKELESVSIEESTVSSEWW is encoded by the coding sequence ATGGTGGACCTTAGAACAACTATTCTAAGCGAAATAGTTAGCTCAAACTATACTTGTCTGGTTTGTACCGATCATATTACTCCCACATCAAAGATTTGGTCTTGTTCTAATTGTTATAGAGCATTTGATTTATCATGTATTCAAGATTGGGCAAAACGTGGATCATCAACTCAAGATGATCGGTCCTGGAGATGTCCATCTTGTAATTATTctcatttgaaaatcccCAAATTATATACATGTTGGTGTGGGAAATCTATCAATCCAACTTTTAACTATTTGGAACCTCATAGTTGTGGTAATTTATGTTCGAAATCGCTAGAAACTTGCCATCACGATTGTACGCTTACTTGTCATCCAGGACCtcatattgaaaaatgtacATCTCTTGGACCAATAATGAAATGTCATTGTGGGAAAAATTCTAGACAACTTCCTTGCATTAATACTCCATATGATGAAGGTTGGTCTTGTGAAGAAATTTGTAATGATATTCTACCATGCGGAATTCATAAATGTCAGAAAAAATGCCATTCAGGAAACTGTGGTGATTGCCACTCGAATCTAGAAGTTTTTTGTTACTGTGGTAAATCTCATGATTTAATTAAATGTAATGAACGTTTACCGAAAAAGTCAATTGTCtctttcaataaatcatGGATTGGGAATTTTCAGTGTTCTAACCCTTGTAATATCAAATTGGATTGTGGAATACATACATGTGTGGAAGGGTGCCACCCATTAAATAATGATAGTCATAAATGTCCAAATTCCCCTTtaaatttgagtttttgtCCATGTGGGAAAACGAAAATCAATGATCTATTACAACATCCAAGAGAGAGTTGCTTGGATCCAATACCTACTTGTGATAAGGTATGCGGTAAGCGCTTACCCTGTGGTCATAAATGTTATTGGAATTGCCATGAAGGTCCATGTGCTCCTTGTTATCAAGTTGTAGATCTGGATTGTCAATGTGGAACTTGCCATTATTCCATTGCATGTGGATTAAAACAGGATGGTTATATCCCTACCTGTAATACTAAGTGTGGAGCCAAATTCAACTGTAAGCGTCATTATTGTGCAAAACGGTGTTGTGCATTTAGAAAGATTGCATTAGATAGATCTAAATTGATTAAAAAACAACTAAGGAATAACCTGATTACAACATCAGTTGTTGaatctcttgaaattgaaaaggaacATACTTGTGAGAAAGTCTGTGATCAGCCTCTATCCTGTGGTAAACATAGATGTAAAGAAATATGTCATCCTGGTTCATGTCCACCATGTTTAGAATCTTCATCTGATGATTTGGTGTGCCATTGTGGTAAAACAGTTGTTCCTGCACCCGTTAGATGTGGAACAACTTTACCTGTTTGTCCATACCAATGTAAAAGACCAACACTTTGTGGACATAGACCAGAGCCCCACCATTGTCATGAAGATAATATTCCATGCTCAAAATGTACAATGTTGGTTACAAAAACTTGTCAATGTGAAAAGCAAAATAAAGTTACAAATGTTATGTGTTATCAAGAAATAGTCAGTTGTTTCAAGATATGTGGCAAGTTGTTACCTTGTGGCAAGCATAAATGTAAAAAGACTTGTCACAAGCCGGGGGAGTGTCAAATAAAATGTAATGAAAAATGTTTGATGCCTAAAAAATGTGGACATTTGTGTCAACAAGTGTGTCATCAATCAAAACCTtgcaatgaaaatattccaTGTAGGGAAACACTTATGATTTCATGTGATTGTGGTAGAAGGAAGCAACCAATGCTATGTTTCTCGGTTACTAAGATGATAGAAGATAATTCTcaagatgatgaaacttACATTCCACACATTGAATGCGATGAAATCTGTATTAAACAGAGGAGAAGTAAAATGTTATTTGAAGCCTTGGGATTAGATCCGGAGAAGAACAAAGAAACTGAACTATCTTTGCAAATGAGAATGGTGGAAGCATTGTACAGTCCTTTTGTACTAAACCTTTATGCAAAACAGAAAACTTGGTGTTTAagcattgaaaatatatttcaaaaactcGTCTCAGAAACCATCGAAACATCTTTCCAATCTATGTCTAATTCTTCATTAAAACAATCGTACCATTTCAGACCAATGAAGGAAATTCAAAGACGATTTATTCACGAACTGGCAGAAACATGGAAATTGCTCTCGGAGTCTCATGATAGAGAGCCAAAAAGGTCAGTTTTtataaaattattgaagtCTTCTCATATACCAGATCTTTCACTGGAGGAAGCATACAAAATTCAGAAGGATTATaaagaaatgaagaagaatcaaGCTGTTAAGAAAGCCAACTCCATCAAGTTCAGTGAAGATGACAAGAGTCGTTTAGCGACTCCTACGTTAGATGACGAATCATTTATTCCCTTTAATGCAGTACTGCTCaaagatgttttctttggtgtTACTGTAAATAGTATGGATGCTGCACTTTATGATTTATGGACTTCAATCAACTCCTTCGGCGAAAGAAGATTTTCGTTGattcaaaatggaaatgttgaatttattaGTGAAAATATCTTCCTATTTGTGTGCGACTGTATAGGCACCGATGCCGATAAGGAGACCAAATTCGAACTTGAGAGACAAATCAAGGAATTATCTACTCTCTTCAATGATAAAGTGAAGGAGAAGAACTTGGCAATGAAGTGTATACCAGCAAAAATTGATAAGGAGAATAACGTAGTCCTAGAGATCATGACGGAGGAAGAACCCATCACCCCTACTGAATTGGAGGACACTGTTTCTGCTGTTGACGATATAAGTAAAGAATTAGAATCTGTTAGCATTGAGGAATCTACGGTTTCTTCCGAATGGTGGTaa
- a CDS encoding uncharacterized protein (PKUD0D04175; Pfam Domains: NDUF_B12(2.3e-14)), with amino-acid sequence MAFADPWKKRDAWRTQGVFAKGQRFKGAFPGLYLGFGLFVAYSLYEDYIQPKPHH; translated from the coding sequence ATGGCATTTGCAGACCCatggaagaaaagagaTGCATGGAGAACACAGGGTGTTTTCGCCAAGGGCCAGCGTTTTAAGGGTGCCTTTCCGGGCCTATACCTTGGATTTGGACTATTTGTTGCGTACTCTCTCTACGAAGACTACATTCAACCAAAACCACACCATTAG
- a CDS encoding uncharacterized protein (PKUD0D04160; similar to Saccharomyces cerevisiae YOR232W (MGE1); ancestral locus Anc_8.653) yields the protein MYMISHKSLKGSLAAFRLQARFSARRPFSQSALMFNAKDSAGEETKPTDGEEAGAADPVEELKAKLAKKEKEYVELKDAYVRSKADFINLQETTKREIQKARDFALQKFAKDLIESIDNFGHALGAVKEDSIKTNDEIKLLYDGVKLTRDVFEKTLHRHGLAKIDPIDEEFDPNRHEATFQAPHEEKKPGTVFYVQQPGYELNGRVLRPAKVGIVKGDD from the coding sequence ATGTACATGATCAGCCACAAGTCTTTAAAGGGTTCTCTAGCAGCCTTCAGATTACAAGCACGTTTCTCTGCTAGAAGACCTTTTTCACAGTCTGCATTGATGTTCAATGCCAAGGACAGTGCAGGAGAAGAGACAAAGCCTActgatggtgaagaagcTGGTGCAGCTGACCCTGTAGAGGAGCTCAAGGCAAAACTAGccaagaaggagaaggagtATGTTGAGTTGAAGGACGCGTATGTGAGATCCAAGGCggattttatcaatttgcAAGAAACCACAAAGAGGGAGATCCAAAAGGCCCGTGACTTTGCCCTCCAGAAGTTTGCCAAGGATCTGATTGAGTCTATTGACAACTTTGGACATGCCTTGGGTGCTGTTAAGGAAGATTCTATTAAGACCAATGACGAAATCAAACTATTATACGATGGTGTCAAATTGACCAGGGACGTTTTCGAGAAAACCCTGCATAGACACGGACTGGCCAAGATCGATCCTATTGATGAGGAGTTTGACCCAAACAGACACGAGGCAACGTTCCAGGCACCACATGAGGAGAAGAAGCCAGGTACTGTCTTTTACGTCCAACAGCCTGGTTACGAATTGAATGGTCGTGTTCTTCGTCCTGCTAAGGTTGGTATTGTCAAGGGCGACGACTAG
- a CDS encoding uncharacterized protein (PKUD0D04150; similar to Saccharomyces cerevisiae YLR337C (VRP1); ancestral locus Anc_4.168), with protein sequence MPPPPPPPPPPPPMAPAAPPASSAGGLPKVTPDRNALLGDIRKGKTLKKAVTNDRSAPLVGGSSPSNAAPPMSPMVPASGPSAPAVPSMAPQLGDIFAGGIPKLKHVSKPRNPTSSPGSAPSVPTGRPIGRSSKPPTTNGVPSIPSALPPSLPSASPPSIPPAPPTPAPPLPSASAPSIPSFNAPSTPSLPSQRPNVPSKRPNTAFPKSSAPPQLPSLSAPPLPGSTPPPLPSGNALPSASSSSSPQPPPPPPPPPLSGNAPPAPSKPSSGASAPPITAGGLPFLNEINKRRDDRFVVDDAKVSKASGGIPPSPQHKDPSLPLTSAPPVPSSHAPNPPNLPSAPPPPALATNTRLPNRPFASPSPFTNSPKPRSPLPSRSSPQPPPLPSSSAPPLPSSNAPPLPSSCAPSPPPAPPAPPAPPAPPAPPAPPAPPAPPAPPAPPAISGSSSSKITSSAPKTSGLGGGLPFLDEINQRRNDKFVVDDNIVAQKKKQTTSAPPAQETIEVKSSVPSVPSTPQPSGNPLLDEIMKRTHQKPSSSTPPVAPSVPPQHTSPPKTIPTNAFSKETSASHSLSSAPPVPPSIPPSIPPSIPSSTGAPSPPPPQPPQVPPMSTPSPPSSLSHPPPPPPQQKTAVSTLAHTPLQPDTSDSISVFSSSTVSTKKKAPPPPPPPSAPAPSSVDPSLNNAPDLSCLNLNSEPVQPVVKHQEGLFGGIGSKLKLGKYHHQRGPSNTQTTDQIVQQQIAGNQIRKIDVSAYTITGSSNGAQLATSNAGSTKASGSLKIENPRFKFENQIDIPKPHKYEGRIKLYPSGRGSSMPLNLSDF encoded by the coding sequence ATGCCACCCCCACCACCTCCTCCTCCACCTCCTCCACCAATGGCGCCGGCAGCGCCGCCAGCGTCGTCAGCGGGAGGACTCCCCAAAGTCACTCCAGATCGAAACGCCTTACTTGGCGATATCAGAAAGGGGAAAACCTTGAAGAAGGCCGTCACTAACGACAGGTCTGCCCCGCTTGTTGGTGGctcttcaccttcaaatGCTGCACCTCCAATGTCGCCAATGGTTCCCGCCAGTGGCCCCTCGGCACCAGCAGTCCCTTCAATGGCTCCACAACTGGGAGATATATTTGCCGGTGGTATTCCAAAACTCAAACATGTGTCCAAACCAAGGAACCCTACTTCTTCTCCTGGTTCAGCACCTTCGGTTCCAACGGGGAGACCCATAGGAAGATCTTCTAAACCACCAACTACAAATGGCGTCCCCTCCATACCGTCTGCTCTACCACCGTCCTTACCGTCTGCTTCACCTCCATCCATACCGCCTGCTCCCCCAACACCAGCTCCTCCTCTTCCCTCAGCTTCGGCACCATCGATTCCTTCCTTCAATGCTCCATCGACACCCTCATTGCCTTCACAGAGACCAAACGTCCCCTCCAAAAGACCAAATACAGCCTTCCCAAAATCGTCTGCTCCACCACAGCTACCTTCCCTATCGGCTCCACCTCTTCCTGGATCCACTCCTCCACCTCTTCCGTCGGGAAACGCTTTACCATCTGcttcgtcatcttcatcaccacaacctcctcctcctccaccaccaccaccactTAGTGGTAATGCTCCTCCTGCTCCGTCAAAACCATCATCAGGCGCATCGGCTCCTCCAATTACAGCCGGTGGACTACCATttttaaatgaaatcaacaagagAAGAGATGACCggtttgttgttgatgatgcaaAGGTCTCAAAAGCTAGCGGAGGCATTCCACCATCACCACAACACAAGGATCCTTCACTGCCTTTAACCTCGGCACCTCCTGTGCCTTCCTCTCATGCACCAAATCCACCGAATCTACCGTCTgctcctcctcctcctgCTTTAGCAACAAACACTCGCTTGCCAAATAGGCCTTTTGCATCACCTTCTCCTTTTACAAATTCGCCAAAGCCACGTTCACCATTGCCAAGTAGGTCGTCACCGCAACCTCCTCCACTGCCATCTTCTAGTGCTCCTCCACTGCCATCTTCTAATGCTCCCCCACTGCCATCTTCTTGTGCACCCTCACCTCCTCCTGCTCCTCCTGCTCCTCCTGCTCCTCCTGCTCCTCCTGCTCCTCCTGCTCCTCCTGCTCCTCCTGCTCCTCCTGCTCCTCCTGCTCCTCCTGCTATTTCCGGCTCCTCATCCTCAAAGATTACTTCATCTGCTCCTAAAACATCAGGTTTAGGTGGAGGTTTACcttttcttgatgaaataaaCCAGCGTAGAAACGAtaaatttgttgttgatgataacATAGTTGCCcagaagaaaaagcaaacaaCAAGTGCACCACCGGCCCAAGAAACTATCGAAGTAAAGAGCTCTGTACCATCAGTACCTTCTACTCCTCAACCTAGCGGGAATCCATTGTTAGATGAGATTATGAAGAGAACTCACCAGAaaccatcttcatcaactccTCCTGTGGCGCCTTCTGTTCCTCCTCAACATACCTCTCCTCCGAAGACAATACCCACCAAcgctttttcaaaagagaCATCTGCTTCTCATTCATTATCATCTGCACCTCCGGTCCCCCCAAGTATACCGCCAAGTATACCTCCAAGTATACCTTCAAGTACCGGCGCTCCATCGCCGCCACCGCCACAACCACCGCAAGTTCCACCAATGTCGACTCCGTCTCCTCCCTCCTCTCTCTCGCATCCTCCTCCACCCCCTCCACAACAAAAAACAGCGGTATCCACACTTGCACATACCCCGTTGCAACCTGATACTTCAGATTCTATCAGtgtcttttcttcttctacaGTTAGcacaaaaaagaaagcaCCGCCGCCACCTCCTCCGCCATCTGCCCCTGCTCCTTCTTCTGTGGATCCATCTTTAAATAATGCACCAGACCTTTCGTGCTTAAACCTGAATTCAGAACCAGTGCAACCAGTTGTTAAACATCAAGAAGGACTATTTGGAGGAATTGGATCTAAATTGAAGCTTGGAAAATATCATCACCAACGTGGACCAAGCAATACACAAACTACAGATCAGATTGTGCAGCAACAAATTGCTGGTAACCAGATTAGAAAGATAGACGTTTCGGCTTATACAATCACTGGCTCAAGTAATGGGGCACAGTTAGCTACATCAAACGCTGGCTCTACAAAAGCGAGCGGAAGtttaaaaattgaaaacccAAGATTCAAATTCGAAAATCAGATAGATATACCTAAACCTCATAAATACGAAGGTAGGATCAAGTTATATCCGAGTGGTAGAGGAAGCAGTATGCCGCTAAATCTTTCTGATTTTTAG